In one window of Methanococcoides methylutens DNA:
- a CDS encoding FlaD/FlaE family flagellar protein produces MSELAWGNKKEKEDTSPFDTEDTGFLLNKAIIPIADPKSNDHATITDSNIHINPVDLQNSRPEVLTIDGIENRKLESVDTDTSFLFKIEKDPDDLEKTNSAQKNINEGLLNGITATANEETVPEKITSSKKRSLPLFEPDLPTEDTINSSFLPYGDQAPLNKDSNNPLQSLEEKLFENIPENTISNPFEPSETIKGPHLNKERDQGSETPLFPPAAPNIVPNLENEMPETNNKVSKNGNGIIGLITKTFKRFTHKKKLLDRMEEWQPPVAEVQTQKEIPEPVKKHVDLNSGKKETIPHKNIDSPTLEEIRTVIPIDPQNIHNAPELEASSIQFENFPLEVTAEMEQTEHTTTPVGSDNDINIGNSSKEIQKIKDELILSKQSNEDLTKDIKNISGTINTLEGSINSMKKDKDKSNSIINMRVGESAEKIEFLEKRLNGFEITLESIQTDNVELKTGLNTIEQNIMELTGSYRIMLNQMQKLTDFGNSRSAEIFETNKRIDELDQTLASMNIMQAESQKNMLEIHSVTSDLIKSVEKTHNANKELRSDTEEQTQSIKDEILSLTDFVEKEFKNLGARSYRANGENVQLNNIIKNSTNMKLCMEWLEFLMELVGQNHLPDILSYYEELGWISEDVRLELMRYAEGIDYYIEKSDWKLAPDDHVKSIWFIEQLAGLKVDKNRLSIVEKNIKKVKNGTEIYGI; encoded by the coding sequence ATGAGTGAACTAGCGTGGGGAAATAAAAAGGAAAAGGAAGATACATCTCCCTTTGATACCGAAGACACTGGTTTTCTGTTAAATAAAGCCATTATCCCGATAGCCGATCCTAAAAGTAATGATCATGCTACTATTACGGATAGTAATATCCATATCAATCCAGTAGACCTCCAAAATTCCAGACCAGAAGTTTTAACCATCGATGGAATAGAGAATCGAAAATTGGAATCTGTTGATACTGACACATCGTTTCTTTTTAAGATTGAAAAAGACCCAGATGATCTGGAAAAAACGAACAGTGCTCAAAAGAATATCAATGAAGGTCTTCTTAATGGGATCACTGCTACAGCAAATGAAGAAACTGTTCCTGAGAAGATCACCAGCTCAAAGAAAAGATCTTTGCCATTGTTTGAACCGGACCTTCCAACAGAAGATACCATCAACAGCTCATTTTTACCTTATGGGGATCAAGCACCTCTTAATAAAGATTCAAATAACCCGCTTCAGAGCCTTGAAGAAAAATTATTCGAAAACATACCGGAAAATACAATATCCAATCCCTTCGAGCCGTCTGAAACCATAAAAGGGCCTCACCTAAATAAAGAAAGAGACCAGGGATCAGAAACACCATTATTCCCGCCAGCAGCCCCTAACATAGTACCCAATCTGGAAAACGAAATGCCAGAGACAAACAATAAAGTTAGCAAAAATGGAAATGGGATCATAGGATTGATCACAAAAACATTCAAACGGTTCACTCACAAGAAAAAACTTCTTGACAGGATGGAAGAATGGCAACCTCCGGTAGCAGAAGTTCAGACCCAGAAAGAGATTCCTGAACCGGTCAAAAAACATGTGGACCTCAATTCTGGTAAAAAGGAAACAATACCTCATAAAAATATAGATTCTCCAACATTAGAGGAGATCAGAACGGTAATTCCTATTGATCCGCAAAACATTCATAATGCTCCTGAATTGGAAGCTTCTTCCATTCAATTTGAAAACTTCCCATTAGAAGTGACAGCAGAAATGGAACAAACAGAACATACAACCACTCCAGTTGGCTCGGATAATGATATAAATATTGGAAACTCTTCCAAAGAGATCCAAAAAATAAAAGATGAACTTATCCTTTCAAAGCAGAGTAATGAAGACCTCACCAAGGATATAAAGAACATATCTGGCACGATAAATACACTGGAAGGATCTATCAATTCCATGAAAAAGGATAAGGATAAGTCCAATTCCATTATCAATATGAGAGTCGGGGAATCCGCAGAAAAGATAGAGTTCCTGGAAAAACGTCTCAATGGGTTTGAAATTACACTGGAAAGCATTCAAACCGATAATGTTGAGCTTAAGACCGGACTTAACACCATTGAGCAGAACATTATGGAACTAACAGGTTCTTACAGAATTATGCTAAACCAGATGCAGAAATTAACAGATTTCGGCAATTCAAGATCTGCAGAGATATTTGAAACAAATAAACGCATCGATGAGCTGGATCAGACACTTGCTTCAATGAACATCATGCAAGCTGAATCCCAGAAAAACATGCTTGAAATCCATTCAGTCACTTCTGACCTGATAAAGAGTGTGGAAAAAACACATAACGCAAATAAGGAACTCAGATCTGACACCGAGGAACAAACTCAATCAATTAAGGATGAAATTTTGTCACTAACCGATTTTGTTGAGAAGGAGTTTAAGAACCTTGGGGCAAGAAGCTATCGTGCAAATGGTGAAAATGTCCAGCTGAACAACATAATCAAAAATTCTACCAATATGAAGCTCTGTATGGAATGGCTTGAATTCCTTATGGAACTTGTCGGACAAAATCACCTCCCAGACATTCTTTCCTACTATGAGGAGCTTGGCTGGATCAGCGAAGATGTTCGCCTTGAACTTATGCGATACGCAGAAGGTATCGACTATTACATCGAGAAATCCGACTGGAAGCTCGCACCCGATGACCATGTAAAATCCATCTGGTTCATCGAACAGCTTGCAGGACTCAAAGTCGATAAGAATCGATTGTCAATCGTCGAGAAAAATATCAAAAAAGTTAAGAATGGTACAGAGATATATGGTATATAA
- a CDS encoding glycerophosphodiester phosphodiesterase, with product MDYEEIFKRAWDVFKENIAAYVVATLIAFIGSIFIVTIAPLFYGLAYMAVKGMGGEKVEINDLFEGFNNFIKSWVFFIIFAIIVGIGFMFLVLPGIVLSILMIYALPLLIIRGYGVMDSIKESIEISKNNFVDTLVLAIILWVITAIGGMVYVGSLLTTPFYFLALVAALEAQIGAGESYTAEYTEVSDVE from the coding sequence ATGGATTATGAAGAAATATTCAAGCGAGCATGGGATGTTTTCAAAGAGAACATTGCAGCTTATGTAGTAGCTACATTGATAGCATTTATAGGCTCCATATTCATTGTGACTATTGCACCGCTATTCTACGGTCTTGCTTACATGGCCGTAAAAGGAATGGGTGGTGAAAAGGTTGAGATCAATGACCTGTTCGAAGGTTTCAACAATTTCATAAAGAGCTGGGTGTTCTTTATCATATTCGCTATTATAGTGGGAATAGGATTTATGTTCCTGGTACTTCCGGGAATCGTGCTTTCAATACTTATGATCTATGCACTCCCTCTCCTTATCATAAGGGGATACGGCGTAATGGATTCCATAAAAGAAAGTATTGAGATCTCCAAGAACAACTTTGTCGACACCCTTGTTCTGGCTATCATCCTGTGGGTGATCACCGCAATAGGCGGCATGGTCTATGTTGGTTCTTTACTGACAACACCATTCTACTTCCTTGCGCTGGTAGCAGCTCTTGAAGCACAGATCGGTGCAGGAGAGAGCTATACTGCCGAGTATACGGAAGTCTCGGACGTTGAGTGA
- a CDS encoding DUF7287 family protein, with translation MKNMTRPNLLNRKLRRNDEGQVTIDYLMGITIFIVALFFIFQYSAGLFTPFQSNSDEVTLVADRVATSITEKEISAGNINTPNLIDGNKTNDYFKNQLNLLTSGYDTEVTNLGLQGRYHQYNLNVTLENLDNSSANIAAGKPLPTSGNIGQTKRIVLIEDTKTGITEKGILSVRVW, from the coding sequence ATGAAGAATATGACAAGACCTAATTTGTTAAACAGAAAACTTCGAAGAAATGACGAAGGCCAGGTAACAATCGATTACCTTATGGGAATTACCATATTCATTGTTGCATTATTTTTCATATTCCAGTATTCAGCAGGTTTATTTACACCATTCCAGTCCAATTCTGATGAAGTAACACTTGTTGCTGACCGTGTTGCTACATCCATCACTGAGAAGGAGATCAGTGCGGGAAACATCAATACACCAAATTTGATCGATGGAAACAAGACAAACGATTATTTTAAAAATCAACTTAACCTATTAACTAGCGGTTATGATACTGAGGTCACAAATTTGGGATTGCAGGGACGGTATCACCAATATAATCTTAATGTGACGTTAGAGAACCTAGACAACAGTTCAGCAAACATAGCTGCTGGAAAACCACTTCCAACTTCAGGTAACATCGGTCAGACAAAGAGAATTGTCCTGATAGAAGATACAAAAACAGGAATTACTGAAAAGGGTATACTTTCAGTGAGGGTGTGGTAA
- a CDS encoding DUF7288 family protein produces the protein MRYQKIFDIRNDQNAQMHTLEAIMAATLMVVILIFAVQATALTPLTSSTANAHIESQMYTMGQDMLMALDHTPHGQNSSDLKEAILIWNGETYTWNNTIYKSNDDENSPLEGPVVDLLDHILVKKGIAHNVEFSYSTVSGSDNYFGYNEGPKNYYIFNGQPSDNAVIVSRKVLLSDSDVGALYEDTTGIPDIDDTTALYNIVDVRLTLWRM, from the coding sequence ATGAGATATCAAAAAATATTTGATATCAGAAACGACCAGAATGCACAGATGCATACCCTTGAAGCCATAATGGCTGCAACATTAATGGTAGTTATACTCATATTTGCTGTCCAGGCAACTGCACTTACCCCACTTACCTCATCTACTGCAAATGCCCATATTGAATCCCAGATGTATACCATGGGCCAGGATATGCTGATGGCACTTGACCATACACCGCATGGGCAGAACTCTTCTGATCTGAAAGAAGCAATTCTTATCTGGAATGGTGAGACGTACACATGGAATAATACCATCTATAAATCCAATGATGATGAAAATAGCCCGCTAGAAGGACCAGTTGTGGATCTGCTGGATCACATTTTAGTGAAGAAGGGAATTGCACATAACGTTGAGTTTTCCTACAGTACAGTTTCAGGCTCCGATAACTACTTTGGATACAACGAGGGACCTAAAAATTATTACATATTCAATGGACAACCTTCTGATAATGCCGTCATTGTCTCAAGAAAAGTATTACTTTCAGATTCGGATGTTGGAGCATTATATGAAGATACCACTGGCATACCGGATATTGATGATACAACTGCATTATACAATATCGTAGATGTAAGACTTACTTTATGGCGTATGTAA
- a CDS encoding mechanosensitive ion channel family protein, translating into MSFNETVSMYAQQILGSLFGTIEYKLALAASIMVLSVIVAYLVDLVFKKVLLHFTSKTRFEIDDLVIHAVKRPIYYTVILMGAFLALSIVGGAESYLWIFNDILLTILALVWIFTLISLNKILFDNVFPSLVKKTETKIDDEMLPLLKGLSDIVIGLVGIGLILESVWGLNVVPLFASAGIVGIAIAFAAKDAISQFFGGLSIYYDKPFKNGDRIEIADGQLGIVEEVGIRSTRILDFYNNMIIIPNSIIANNKVINYTSPQPKMMVKITIGVAYGSDVAKVKRVLLDIAKGIDLVLDYPEPSVRFDNHGDFSLDFALILWVKYPSEKFSVINEVNTLIDSEFGKEGIDIPFPTYTILKDQ; encoded by the coding sequence ATGTCATTCAATGAAACAGTATCCATGTATGCCCAGCAAATATTAGGGTCGCTTTTTGGTACAATTGAATACAAATTAGCACTGGCAGCCTCGATAATGGTATTATCTGTGATAGTTGCTTATCTGGTAGATCTCGTTTTCAAGAAAGTTCTTCTGCATTTCACCTCTAAGACAAGATTTGAGATCGATGATCTTGTAATACACGCTGTAAAGAGGCCTATATACTACACAGTTATACTCATGGGTGCATTCCTTGCACTTTCCATAGTTGGTGGTGCAGAAAGTTATCTGTGGATCTTCAATGACATATTGCTGACCATTCTGGCACTGGTCTGGATATTTACCTTGATCAGCCTTAACAAGATACTGTTTGACAATGTCTTTCCCTCGTTAGTAAAGAAGACAGAGACAAAGATCGATGACGAAATGCTCCCACTTCTGAAAGGTCTCTCTGATATTGTGATCGGTCTGGTCGGAATCGGTCTGATACTCGAAAGTGTCTGGGGATTGAACGTTGTTCCTTTGTTCGCATCTGCAGGTATCGTGGGTATTGCAATAGCATTTGCTGCCAAGGATGCTATCTCACAGTTCTTCGGTGGTCTTTCTATCTATTATGACAAGCCTTTCAAGAACGGTGATCGCATCGAGATAGCCGATGGCCAGCTCGGGATCGTGGAAGAAGTTGGTATAAGAAGTACCAGGATACTTGATTTCTACAATAATATGATCATTATCCCTAACAGCATAATAGCAAACAACAAGGTCATCAACTACACATCACCCCAGCCTAAAATGATGGTGAAAATAACCATCGGTGTTGCCTACGGTTCCGATGTTGCAAAGGTAAAAAGGGTCCTTCTGGACATCGCAAAGGGAATTGACCTTGTTCTGGATTACCCAGAACCATCTGTTCGTTTTGATAACCATGGGGATTTCAGCCTTGATTTTGCCTTGATTCTATGGGTAAAGTATCCCTCTGAGAAGTTCAGCGTCATAAACGAGGTTAACACGCTGATAGATTCCGAGTTTGGGAAGGAGGGAATAGACATACCATTCCCTACGTATACAATACTTAAGGATCAATGA
- a CDS encoding DUF7289 family protein → MTNNQRLFESCKAVSSVVGLLLMYSLAIVAIGVILVYNVPVLSDMQDNAQAQKIEQGFTIMDSRISKVALGESPLQTTSVSLMGGTIDVNSDDSDESKITVIIINNSTVVENFSSSLGTVEYKNGDRTIAYEGGGIWSDYGSEGGTVMVSPPEFHYNGVTLTLPIMNITGQSSAGGEGNVAITVASDNEPRILYPISNTLRENPVDHDKVDVYIKSQYYKAWADYANSLTYASATVNDSTKTATIHFSTEPPQGEFTPMPYEFRMGMVDPLEDEPIEDFVFDLEAIKKENKTGNGYRFNPTDQEIIATSGDRTLSYIFKAQGGMDVWVTYVDEELGYAEKWECVNSIPIEEKDIDIEVIKNEGKKNEKIEVIPIKSEYVQLNMTDSTFKMRYVDQHTGSYYNDYNTKEPDFSWNLTGPTTELPNYEIKYYNESLSINDLTQHYFKLLTKDGSIIVRTNERPKNGGDLKETVDYDTSTLTLNYKGLGNYLTYLHVTENKLDVTLE, encoded by the coding sequence ATGACAAATAATCAAAGATTATTCGAATCCTGCAAAGCAGTTTCTTCTGTTGTAGGATTGTTGCTCATGTATTCACTTGCCATAGTTGCCATTGGTGTAATTTTAGTCTATAATGTTCCTGTATTATCTGACATGCAGGACAATGCACAGGCACAAAAGATAGAACAGGGATTCACAATTATGGACTCGCGTATAAGTAAAGTAGCCCTTGGAGAGTCCCCGCTTCAGACAACCTCTGTTTCCCTTATGGGTGGCACTATAGATGTAAACAGTGATGATTCCGATGAAAGTAAGATAACCGTCATAATCATCAATAATTCAACGGTAGTAGAAAACTTCAGCTCCTCACTGGGAACCGTAGAATACAAAAATGGTGACCGAACGATAGCATATGAAGGTGGCGGAATATGGTCAGATTATGGTTCAGAAGGTGGAACAGTTATGGTATCCCCTCCTGAATTCCACTACAATGGTGTAACACTTACCTTACCAATCATGAACATAACAGGACAATCATCAGCAGGCGGTGAAGGAAATGTTGCTATTACAGTAGCTTCAGACAACGAACCAAGAATACTATATCCAATCTCAAATACTCTGAGAGAAAATCCTGTCGATCATGACAAAGTTGACGTCTACATCAAAAGTCAGTATTATAAAGCATGGGCTGATTATGCAAATTCTCTGACCTATGCGAGTGCAACAGTGAATGATAGTACCAAAACAGCCACAATTCACTTCAGTACAGAACCTCCACAAGGAGAGTTCACCCCTATGCCTTATGAATTCAGAATGGGCATGGTGGATCCGTTAGAGGATGAACCAATCGAAGATTTCGTTTTTGACCTTGAAGCGATAAAAAAAGAAAATAAGACTGGAAATGGCTATCGTTTTAACCCTACTGACCAGGAAATTATTGCAACATCGGGAGACAGAACACTTTCATACATATTTAAGGCACAAGGTGGCATGGATGTCTGGGTCACATATGTAGATGAGGAACTAGGTTACGCGGAAAAATGGGAGTGTGTTAATTCAATTCCAATAGAAGAGAAGGACATAGACATAGAAGTTATAAAAAATGAAGGGAAAAAGAATGAGAAAATTGAAGTGATTCCAATAAAATCAGAATATGTGCAACTTAATATGACAGATTCAACTTTCAAAATGAGATATGTTGATCAACATACAGGCAGTTATTATAATGACTATAATACAAAGGAACCGGACTTTTCCTGGAATCTTACCGGACCTACAACTGAATTACCAAACTATGAAATCAAGTATTATAATGAATCATTATCAATAAATGACCTGACCCAACATTACTTCAAACTATTGACAAAGGATGGATCAATTATAGTCCGTACAAATGAACGCCCAAAGAATGGCGGAGATTTGAAGGAGACCGTGGACTATGATACATCTACCCTCACTCTAAATTATAAGGGACTTGGTAATTACCTTACCTACCTGCACGTCACAGAAAATAAGCTGGATGTTACTTTAGAATAA
- a CDS encoding DUF7289 family protein: protein MRDKQSLFESCEAVSAVVGFMLAFSLAIVAISAMLVYSVPVIFDMQDYAQVQRVEQGFTILDSRISKVALGESPLQTTSVSLMGGTVDVNSDDSDESKITIIITNNSMVIDEFNCSLGTIEYKNNDRTVAYEGGGVWSDYGSEGGTVMISPPEFHYNGVTLTLPIIDLNGQSSSSGDGDIDITVTSDNEPTILYPIPNSPRENPVTYEQIDVYIKSQYYKAWADYADSLTYASATGIDSNKTAIIHFCTEPPQGTFDMPYEFRVGMVNASEEKPIYDLHFYLEAAGSNHQFSPADQEIVATAGSRTLSYIFKKENGIHVWVTYVDTEVGYAEKWYCVNPIPILEKEIEVVELDKDGNVKKVKTVDKQYANLNLTDDSFYMKYKDDQGTYYDEYDSVSPDFSWNLTGPTTELPNYEIEYNSNNTLTINDLTQHYIKLMTKDGSIKFRTNVNPKDGTMQDTVDYDTSKLILNYDPLGNYITYLHVTENELDVTID, encoded by the coding sequence ATGAGAGATAAACAAAGTTTATTCGAATCCTGCGAAGCAGTTTCAGCTGTTGTCGGATTTATGCTCGCGTTTTCACTCGCCATAGTTGCCATTAGTGCGATGCTGGTATATAGTGTACCTGTAATTTTCGATATGCAGGACTATGCACAGGTACAAAGAGTAGAACAAGGCTTCACAATTCTGGACTCACGAATAAGTAAAGTAGCCCTTGGAGAATCCCCGCTTCAGACAACTTCTGTTTCCCTTATGGGTGGGACTGTCGATGTGAACAGTGATGATTCCGACGAAAGTAAGATAACCATTATTATCACCAATAATTCGATGGTCATAGATGAATTCAACTGCTCACTGGGAACCATAGAATACAAAAATAATGATCGAACGGTAGCATATGAAGGTGGCGGAGTATGGTCAGATTATGGATCCGAAGGTGGAACAGTTATGATATCCCCTCCCGAATTCCACTATAATGGTGTTACACTTACCTTACCAATAATTGATCTCAATGGACAGTCATCATCAAGTGGTGATGGAGATATTGATATTACAGTTACTTCAGACAATGAGCCAACAATACTATATCCAATCCCAAATAGTCCAAGAGAAAATCCTGTCACTTATGAACAAATTGATGTTTACATTAAAAGCCAGTATTATAAGGCCTGGGCTGATTATGCAGATTCTCTTACCTATGCAAGTGCAACAGGGATTGATAGTAACAAAACAGCCATTATTCACTTTTGTACAGAACCTCCACAGGGAACATTCGATATGCCTTATGAGTTCAGAGTGGGAATGGTTAACGCATCAGAGGAAAAACCAATCTATGACCTCCATTTTTATCTTGAAGCAGCAGGATCTAACCATCAATTTAGTCCAGCTGATCAAGAAATAGTTGCAACAGCCGGCTCCAGGACACTTTCATATATATTCAAAAAGGAAAACGGCATTCATGTATGGGTCACATATGTTGATACGGAAGTCGGTTACGCAGAAAAGTGGTACTGTGTAAACCCAATCCCGATATTAGAGAAAGAAATAGAAGTGGTAGAGCTGGATAAGGATGGAAATGTTAAAAAAGTGAAAACGGTAGATAAACAATATGCTAATCTCAACCTAACAGATGATTCATTCTATATGAAATATAAGGACGATCAAGGCACTTATTATGATGAATATGATTCAGTTAGCCCGGACTTTTCCTGGAATCTTACCGGACCTACAACTGAATTACCAAACTATGAAATCGAATATAATAGTAATAACACATTAACAATAAATGACCTTACCCAACATTACATTAAACTAATGACAAAAGATGGATCAATTAAATTCCGCACAAATGTTAACCCAAAAGATGGAACAATGCAGGATACCGTGGACTATGATACATCTAAGCTTATTTTAAATTATGATCCGTTGGGTAATTACATTACCTACCTACACGTTACAGAAAATGAACTGGATGTTACTATAGATTAA
- a CDS encoding DUF7266 family protein, whose protein sequence is MKQIFHDNRAVATSVGFILTFSITVITFLLVMNASYNMMEQSEQTVMREEFEIHGSNIALQLTEMESLVNITTNAGGEVGEIRYEILLPLKVANEYYYVEFVEFSDNDKEMIFESHGRDETRVKIPFELRNVNIKNTTINSASGEHFMLYNNTAKIIEIH, encoded by the coding sequence ATGAAGCAAATATTCCATGACAATCGCGCAGTAGCTACCTCTGTTGGATTCATACTTACATTTTCGATAACAGTAATTACTTTTTTGCTTGTAATGAATGCATCCTACAATATGATGGAGCAATCCGAGCAAACTGTCATGAGAGAAGAGTTTGAGATACATGGAAGCAATATTGCACTCCAGCTTACAGAAATGGAATCTCTCGTGAACATTACTACCAATGCAGGCGGAGAGGTTGGGGAAATAAGATATGAGATCCTGTTGCCCCTAAAAGTAGCTAATGAATATTATTATGTTGAATTTGTTGAATTTTCGGATAATGACAAAGAAATGATATTTGAGTCTCATGGACGTGATGAAACAAGAGTGAAAATACCTTTTGAGTTAAGAAATGTCAATATTAAGAACACTACAATAAACAGTGCTTCAGGTGAACACTTTATGCTCTATAACAATACTGCAAAGATTATAGAGATACACTGA
- a CDS encoding DUF7289 family protein, protein MVDMARINILDSENAVSEVVDVVLILGIMLIAITVISVAGFPALENMQESGHTENIRQSFIVLGENVNKVVFNDAPSQSVELKMYGGGIWITSSESDINVTMQTWNSTTSTPETRNFPLQSIGEIRNEFEGRSISYQNTGVWAKYETGESIAVKDPQFVNSDKLLVIPVVKIGITPGGNDGLAGEGLIRVVAEQVEQGTTIYKYQNVSAVDINVTSPYYDGWGNYLDETLGMKVDFNHTISTAYAQKNYTDENIDVYIVVSQLGASLE, encoded by the coding sequence ATGGTAGATATGGCAAGAATAAACATACTTGATTCTGAAAATGCAGTATCTGAAGTCGTTGACGTAGTGCTCATACTCGGAATAATGCTAATTGCTATAACAGTGATCAGTGTTGCTGGTTTTCCTGCACTTGAAAACATGCAGGAAAGCGGACATACAGAGAACATAAGGCAAAGTTTCATCGTTTTAGGGGAGAACGTCAACAAAGTAGTTTTCAACGATGCCCCATCCCAGTCAGTAGAACTTAAGATGTATGGGGGTGGCATCTGGATAACTAGTAGTGAAAGCGACATTAATGTTACCATGCAGACATGGAATAGTACTACGTCTACACCAGAAACTCGAAATTTTCCACTTCAGTCCATAGGTGAAATAAGAAATGAATTTGAAGGCAGAAGTATTTCTTATCAAAATACTGGTGTCTGGGCAAAGTATGAAACAGGTGAATCAATAGCTGTAAAAGATCCACAGTTCGTTAATTCTGACAAATTGCTCGTAATACCTGTAGTCAAAATAGGAATCACACCGGGAGGAAATGATGGACTTGCAGGAGAAGGATTGATCCGGGTAGTAGCCGAACAAGTTGAACAAGGAACGACTATCTACAAATATCAAAACGTTTCAGCTGTTGACATTAATGTAACGAGTCCATATTATGATGGATGGGGAAACTATCTGGACGAAACATTGGGGATGAAAGTAGATTTCAACCATACCATTTCCACGGCATATGCCCAAAAGAACTACACTGATGAGAACATAGATGTATATATTGTAGTATCTCAGTTAGGAGCAAGTCTGGAATAA